From one Plectropomus leopardus isolate mb chromosome 8, YSFRI_Pleo_2.0, whole genome shotgun sequence genomic stretch:
- the kcnk15 gene encoding potassium channel subfamily K member 15 — translation MKKQNVRTLSLILCMFSYLLVGAAVFDALESESESSRRRILEQKRSEMKKKYRFSEDDYREIERVVLQAEPHRAGRQWKFAGSFYFAITVITTIGYGHAAPGTDAGKVFCMFYAVLGIPLTLVMFQSLGERMNTFVRYLLHKVKQCLGCRRTEVSMENMVLVGFLSCIGTLCVGAAAFSHFEGWSFFHAYYYCFITLTTIGFGDFVALQKKEDLQEKTPYVAFSFMYILVGLTVIGAFLNLVVLRFLTMNTEDERRDAQERASLKRDRGLLGVHVVGDQSRGSLRERNRSNVVHSRSHSTLFLPMEEGTSRTNLIASPAEDQERPRSPCRHRMHFQIKAGRRRPESSLSSLCSCVCYRLGICDSPLMSHSEHHGCHINSIYYNSVSYRIQGCSPGSRDNTGLSSPGSTLSPGHSLRELPRLRRKSV, via the exons ATGAAGAAGCAAAACGTGCGGACCCTGTCGCTCATCCTCTGCATGTTTTCCTACTTGCTGGTCGGCGCCGCGGTGTTTGACGCGCTGGAGTCCGAGTCGGAGAGCTCCCGTAGGCGCATCTTGGAGCAGAAGCGCAGCGAGATGAAGAAGAAGTACCGCTTCTCCGAGGACGACTACCGCGAAATCGAGCGAGTGGTGCTGCAAGCTGAGCCTCACCGCGCCGGGAGACAGTGGAAATTTGCTGGATCTTTTTACTTTGCCATAACAGTCATCACCACCATTG GTTATGGACATGCTGCACCAGGCACAGATGCAGGAAAGGTCTTCTGCATGTTCTACGCTGTACTGGGAATCCCTCTCACTTTGGTCATGTTCCAGAGCCTGGGAGAGAGGATGAACACATTTGTCCGCTATCTCCTACACAAAGTGAAGCAGTGCCTGGGCTGTCGGCGCACTGAGGTGTCCATGGAGAACATGGTCCTGGTGGGCTTCCTGTCCTGCATTGGTACACTGTGTGTTGGAGCTGCAGCCTTCTCCCACTTTGAGGGATGGAGCTTCTTCCACGCGTACTACTACTGCTTCATCACGCTCACCACTATTGGTTTCGGGGACTTTGTGGCCCTGCAGAAAAAGGAGGACCTCCAGGAGAAGACGCCCTACGTTGCGTTCAGCTTCATGTACATCCTGGTGGGGCTGACTGTCATCGGGGCTTTCCTGAACTTGGTGGTGCTTCGTTTCCTCACTATGAACACTGAGGATGAGCGGAGGGATGCTCAAGAGAGGGCGTCGCTGAAGAGGGACAGAGGCCTTCTGGGTGTCCATGTTGTAGGGGACCAGAGCAGAGGCAGCCTCAGGGAGAGGAACAGGAGCAACGTGGTGCACAGCCGTAGCCACAGTACGCTTTTCCTCCCGATGGAGGAAGGAACCAGCCGCACAAACCTCATCGCTTCCCCAGCGGAAGATCAGGAGAGACCGCGAAGCCCCTGCAGACACAGGATGCATTTTCAGATCAAGGCTGGCAGACGCAGGCCGGAGTCGAGCCTCAGCTCCCTCTGCTCCTGTGTGTGCTACCGTTTGGGGATTTGTGATAGTCCTCTTATGTCACACAGTGAACACCACGGCTGCCATATCAACTCTATTTACTATAACTCAGTCTCCTATAGGATCCAGGGCTGCTCGCCAGGGTCCAGGGACAACACCGGACTCTCCTCCCCAGGAAGCACACTGTCACCCGGGCACAGCCTCCGGGAGTTGCCTCGTTTGAGGAGGAAGTCGGTGTAA